From the Streptomyces sp. NBC_01216 genome, the window AGGACGGGGGTGGGGATGCCGCCGAACCAGCTGGGACCGGAGCCGTACCGGGACGGGTACGGGCTCTCCGGGCGGGCGCGGGACGCCACCGCGTGCCCCGGCGGGGCCCCGTCGCTCCGCCGCCCGTCACAGGATGCCCACCCGGCGGCGCCGGGAACCCCACCACCGCTCCGCCCCGACACTCCTGAGTGACTGCCGGGTGACCTCCGGCCGGGCGGAGGCCACCCGGCAGGCGCTGAGAGCAGCCCCCCTCTCCCGAGGCCGCCCGGGACCCGAGCCGCCGGGGAACACGCACCGACGCACGACCTCAGTTCATCTCGACGACCGAGGAGCCGCACGTGTCCGTCGCCACCGCCTCAGAGATCCCACCGGTCGAGCCGCGCAAGACACGGGTGGACGGGAGGGTGCGGGAGGTCTCCGTACCGCCGCTCGTCCCCCGGGTACAGCGCGGCTCGCTCGCCGACATCCCTTACCACAACGCCCGGCAGGACCCTGGGGCCGCCGTCTTCGGGCGCAGGGGCCGGGACGGTGGCTGGGCCGATGTCACCGCCGCCGCCTTCGCCGCCGAGGTCCACTCCGTCGCCAAGGGGCTGATCGCGCAGGGGCTCCGCCCCGGCGACCGGATCGCCCTGATGGCCCGCACCACCTACGAGTGGACCCTGCTCGACTTCGCCTCCTGGGCGGCCGGCCTCATCACCGTGCCCGTCTACCCCACCTCCTCCGCCTTCCAGACCCGCTGGATACTCCAGGACTCCGGCGCCGCCGCCTGCGTCGTCGAGGACATGGACCAGGCCCGGATGGTCTCCACCGAACGGCGTCAACTGCCCGGCCTCGCCCACCTCTGGGCCTTGGACACCGGCGCCGTCGACCAGCTCCGCCGGGCCGGGGCGCACGTCCCCGACCTGGTGGTGACCGCACGCCGCGGACTGCTCACCCCCGAGACCCTCGCCACCCTCATCTACACCTCGGGCACCACCGGCCGTCCCAAGGGCTGCGCCCTGACCCACGGCAACTTCTTCGCCGAGGTCGACAACGCCGTCGAACTCCTGCACCCGGTCTTCAAGACGATCAGCAAGGAACCGGCGTCCACGCTGCTGTTCCTGCCGCTGTCCCACGTCTTCGGGCGGATGGTGGCGATCGGCTGCGTCCGCGCCCGGGTCCGACTGGGGCACGCCCCCTCCATCGACGGCGACGACCTGCTCACCGACCTCGCGGCCTTCCGGCCCACCTTCCTCGTCGCCATCCCCTACGTCCTGGAGAAGGTCTACAACACCGCGCGGGCCACCGCCGAACGGACCGGTCGGGCTTCCTCCTTCGACCGCGCGGCCCGCGTCGCCCGCCGCTACGGCCACGCCACCGACCCCTCCCTCACGCTGCGGGCGGCCCGCGCGTTCTACGACCCGCTCGTGTACCGCAGGATCAGGGCGGCGCTGGGCGGCCGGGTCCGCTACGCCGTCTGCGGCGGTTCACCGCTGGGGGCACGGCTGTCGGAGTTCTTCGCGGGCGCGGGCGTGGAGGTCTACGAGGGCTACGGCCTGACGGAGACGACCGCGGCCTCGACCGTGACCCCGCCGCGGCGCCCACGCGGCGGGACGGTCGGCTGGCCGCTTCCCGGCACGGCCGTGCGGATCGCCGGGGACGGCGAGGTGTGGCTCAAGGGCGGCCACGTCTTCGCCGGCTACTGGGACTCCCAGCGCGGGGTGGCGCTGCCCTACACGGACGAGGGCTGGTTCCCCACCGGTGACCTGGGATCGCTGGACGAGGACGGCTACCTGCGGATCACCGGCCGCAAGAAGGACATCCTGATCACCTCGGCCGGCAAGAACGTCACGCCCGCCCCGCTGGAGGACTGGCTCCGCGCCCACCCCCTGGTCGGCCAGTGCATGGTGCTCGGCGACAACCGGCCCTACATCACCGCCCTGATCACCCTGGACCACGAGGGGCTGACCCACTGGCGGCGGATGCGGAAGAAGGATCACCTCGCGCTGTGGGAGCTGGCGCGGGACGAGGACCTGCTCGCGACCGTCCAGCGGGCGGTGGACGACGCCAACCGGCTGGTGTCGCGGGCGGAGTCGATCCGCGCGTTCCGGCTGCTGACCACGGAGTTCTCGGAGAGCAGCGGCCATCTGACGCCCTCGCTGAAGCTGAAGCGCGCCGCGGTACTCCGTGACTTCGCGCGGGAGGTCGACGCGATGTACGACGGACCCGAGCAGCGGGAGGGCTGAGGACCCGGCCGGCGCGCGTGCGGGTGCGGGGTGAGCACGGGGCGCCGGGTGGCGCGGCGCCCCGGGCGCCGGATCATCAGGGCCAGAGCAGCTCGCGCGTCCAGGAGTCCGCGGCCCGGCCGCGCCGGTAGCGCAGGCGGACGTGCCGCCGGCGTTCGTCGCCCTGGAAGAACTCGACCTCGGCCGGCTCCAGGACGTAGCACGTCCAGGTCTCCGCCGGGGCGTCCGGCTCGGCCCGCGCGCGCTCCCAGGCCGCCCCGCTCGCCTCGGCGAGGACGCTCGTCGACGGCAGCACCTCGCTCTGCCGCCCCACCAGCGCGGAGGCGAGCGCGCCCGTCGAACGCACGCGCAGATCCTCCCGCGCCTCCTCGGCCGTCCCCACGGCCACCCGGCCCCGCACCCGCACCTGGCGGCCCTCACGCGGCCAGTAGAAGGCGAGCGCGGCCACCGGCCGGGCCGCGAGCTGGCGGCCCTTGGCGCTGGTCGCGTGCGAGGCGAAGTGCCAGCC encodes:
- a CDS encoding AMP-dependent synthetase/ligase; amino-acid sequence: MSVATASEIPPVEPRKTRVDGRVREVSVPPLVPRVQRGSLADIPYHNARQDPGAAVFGRRGRDGGWADVTAAAFAAEVHSVAKGLIAQGLRPGDRIALMARTTYEWTLLDFASWAAGLITVPVYPTSSAFQTRWILQDSGAAACVVEDMDQARMVSTERRQLPGLAHLWALDTGAVDQLRRAGAHVPDLVVTARRGLLTPETLATLIYTSGTTGRPKGCALTHGNFFAEVDNAVELLHPVFKTISKEPASTLLFLPLSHVFGRMVAIGCVRARVRLGHAPSIDGDDLLTDLAAFRPTFLVAIPYVLEKVYNTARATAERTGRASSFDRAARVARRYGHATDPSLTLRAARAFYDPLVYRRIRAALGGRVRYAVCGGSPLGARLSEFFAGAGVEVYEGYGLTETTAASTVTPPRRPRGGTVGWPLPGTAVRIAGDGEVWLKGGHVFAGYWDSQRGVALPYTDEGWFPTGDLGSLDEDGYLRITGRKKDILITSAGKNVTPAPLEDWLRAHPLVGQCMVLGDNRPYITALITLDHEGLTHWRRMRKKDHLALWELARDEDLLATVQRAVDDANRLVSRAESIRAFRLLTTEFSESSGHLTPSLKLKRAAVLRDFAREVDAMYDGPEQREG
- a CDS encoding pyridoxine/pyridoxamine 5'-phosphate oxidase, with translation MNDSRFHEALRSSRVWDTVLPEFRPEDTPPDPLPLFHDWFVAAAAAGEVEPHVMSLATVDEAGRPDVRMLTLHDADARGWHFASHATSAKGRQLAARPVAALAFYWPREGRQVRVRGRVAVGTAEEAREDLRVRSTGALASALVGRQSEVLPSTSVLAEASGAAWERARAEPDAPAETWTCYVLEPAEVEFFQGDERRRHVRLRYRRGRAADSWTRELLWP